The proteins below are encoded in one region of Belonocnema kinseyi isolate 2016_QV_RU_SX_M_011 chromosome 5, B_treatae_v1, whole genome shotgun sequence:
- the LOC117173351 gene encoding uncharacterized protein LOC117173351, with translation MNKIIIHLRDLKLQSQNNSAVNTCNISFLDSVDCPELLIKAQADLLAISERLRSKKLKNRMAQAFGSIGVNSLNNVLDNICYRLLSNNVALYNSWSGRKKPKSSLEDTNFTTLIKNSVRVSHPNATDQEIRTLGSRWFSQANNRLVRGKRENYFHGSHKAEINFITDNKF, from the exons atgaataaaattataatacaccTCAGAGACTTGAAATTGCAGTCACAAAATAACTCTGCAGTAAATACctgtaatatttcatttcttgATTCTGTTGATTGTCCAGAATTGCTAATAAAAGCGCAGGCGGACCTATTGGCAATTAGCGAAAGGCTgagaagcaaaaaattaaaaaatagaatg GCACAGGCATTCGGATCTATTGGTGTAAATAGCTTAAACAATGTTCTGGACAATATCTGCTACAGGCTTCTCTCAAATAACGTAGCTCTTTACAATAGCTGGTCAGGAAGGAAGAAGCCAAAATCTTCTCTTGAAGACACTAATTTCACAACCTTAATTAAAA acaGTGTTCGGGTATCGCATCCAAATGCTACGGATCAAGAGATCAGGACTTTGGGATCAAGATGGTTTTCTCAAGCCAACAACAGATTGGTCAGGGGGAAGCGAGAGAACTATTTTCATGGATCTCATAAAGCCGAAATAAACTTTATCACGGATAATAAATTCTGA